From a region of the Salarias fasciatus chromosome 6, fSalaFa1.1, whole genome shotgun sequence genome:
- the clockb gene encoding clock circadian regulator b isoform X2, with the protein MTSSIGDDCSIFDGLMEEDEKDKAKRVSRNKSEKKRRDQFNVLIKELGTMLPGNTRKMDKSTILQKSIDFLCKHKEIAAQSESSEIRQDWKPPFLSNEEFTQLMLEALDGFFIAIMTDGNILYVSESVTSLLEHLPADLVDQNLLNFLPIGEHSEVYKALSTHPSDSESLSTDYLKTKNHMEFCCHMLRGAIDPKESPVYEYVKFIGNFKSLNNVPNVTRNGLAGVLQRSLQPAFDDQVCFVATVRLAKPQFIKEMCTVEEPNEEFTSRHSLEWKFLFLDHRAPPIIGYLPFEVLGTSGYDYYHVDDLETLAKCHEHLMQYGKGKSCYYRFLTKGQQWIWLQTQYYITYHQWNSRPEFIVCTHTVVSYAEVRAEQRRELGIEESNPEVTADKSQDSGSESQLNTSSLKEALERFDRSRTPSTSSRSSRKSSSHVSDNTCTSTASKLHMDTATPPRQSLASTMEMTSQRRSSISSQSMSSQTTGQSVTPGMITQQQPQQAQQLQTNVQPVMEFSAQVNAMQHLKEQLEQRTRMIQANIQRQQEELRHIQEQLQRVQGQGIQMLLQQQGGAMNVQLPQVGSVQQTNALTNQVQQTTINPVHSGSQQLTIQQQAPPPQQSLQQQTNTLTQPQRQPQQPAQAQPQAQGSVSGPLYNMMISQPGQPNVLQISTSLPQNNTPQGTAVATFTQDRQIRFPAGQQLVTKLVTAPMHACGAVMVPTSMFMGQVVTAYNPFGGQQGGQTQTLTLQAAQPPQGQADGQNPTAVVAQGGQQGQQQQQQFLQGTRLLHNNQSTQLILQAAFPLQQQGTFTQAAHPQQQQQQQQQQQQQQQQQQQQQQQQQQQQQQQQQQRQQQQQQQQQQQQSHHQRHQQQLKPQPQKQQKASASHRTDSVSSQPQ; encoded by the exons ATGACATCAAGCATAGG ggATGATTGTAGCATCTTTGATGGGTTGATGGAAGAAGATGAAAAGGACAAAGCAAAACG TGTGTCCCGTAACAAGTCGGAGAAGAAGCGGAGAGACCAGTTCAATGTCCTCATCAAGGAACTCGGCACGATGCTGCCGGGCAACACCAGGAAGATGGACAAGTCCACCATCCTGCAGAAGAGCATTGACTTCCTGTGTAAACACAAAG AAATTGCGGCCCAGTCGGAGTCGAGTGAAATCCGGCAGGACTGGAAGCCTCCGTTTCTTAGCAATGAGGAATTCACTCAGCTCATGCTGGAG GCTCTGGACGGCTTCTTTATAGCAATAATGACCGATGGGAACATCCTCTATGTTTCTGAGAGTGTCACTTCTCTACTAGAACACCTGCCA gCGGACTTGGTGGACCAGAACTTGTTAAACTTCCTGCCCATTGGGGAACACTCCGAGGTGTATAAGGCTCTGTCCACACACCCCTCCGACTCGGAGAGCCTTAGCACTGATTACCTGAAGA CAAAAAATCACATGGAGTTCTGCTGTCATATGCTGCGAGGGGCCATCGACCCTAAAGAGTCTCCCGTCTATGAATATGTTAAATTCATCGGCAACTTCAAGTCTCTTAACAACG TTCCCAACGTGACGAGGAACGGCCTGGCAGGGGTGCTCCAGCGGTCGCTACAACCTGCCTTCGATGACCAGGTGTGCTTCGTAGCCACCGTCCGTCTGGCCAAGCCTCAGTTTATCAAG gAAATGTGTACGGTGGAGGAGCCCAATGAAGAATTCACCTCTAGGCACAGTTTAGAATGGAAGTTCCTCTTCTTAGACCATCg agcACCGCCAATCATAGGCTACCTGCCTTTTGAGGTTCTGGGAACGTCAGGGTACGATTATTACCACGTGGATGACCTCGAGACGCTAGCCAAATGCCACGAACACT TGATGCAGTACGGTAAAGGGAAGTCATGCTACTACCGTTTCCTAACTAAAGGTCAACAGTGGATCTGGTTGCAGACACAGTACTACATCACCTACCATCAGTGGAACTCACGACCCGAGTTCattgtctgcacacacacagtggtcaG CTATGCAGAGGTGAGGGCAGAACAGCGCCGAGAGCTGGGCATCGAGGAGTCTAATCCAGAGGTTACTGCTGACAAG AGCCAGGACTCTGGCTCGGAGTCACAGCTGAACACGTCCAGCCTGAAAGAAGCTCTGGAGCGATTTGACCGCAGTCGAACCCCCTCAACATCCTCACGAAGTTCTCGCAAGTCCTCTTCACATGTTTCTGACAACACCTGCACTT CAACAGCTTCCAAGCTGCACATGGACACGGCCACGCCGCCCCGACAGTCGCTGGCCTCGACCATGGAGATGACGTCGCAGCGTCGCTCGTCCATCAGCAGCCAG tcgATGAGCTCCCAGACCACAGGACAGAGTGTGACTCCAGGCATGAtcactcagcagcagccacagcaagcacagcagctccagacgAATGTACAG CCGGTGATGGAGTTCTCAGCCCAGGTGAATGCAATGCAGCACCTAAAGGAGCAGCTAGAGCAGAGGACCAGAATGATCCAGGCCAACAtccagcggcagcaggaggagctcaggcacatccaggagcagctgcagagagtccaggGACAGGGCATCCAG atgttgctgcagcagcagggtggagcgaTGAACGTGCAGCTCCCTCAGGTTGGGTCGGTCCAGCAAACGAACGCGCTGACCAACCAGGTCCAGCAAACCACCATCAACCCCGTCCATTCAGGAAGCCAGCAGCTGACCATCCAGCagcaggctcctccccctcagcaGAGTTTACAGCAGCAGACCAACACCCTCACTCAG CCCCAGCGTCAGCCCCAGCAGCCTGCTCAGGCTCAGCCTCAAGCACAGGGCTCGGTATCCGGTCCACTCTACAACATGATGATTTCTCAGCCTGGTCAGCCGAACGTGCTTCAGATCAGCACCAGCCTGCCACAGAACAACACACCGCAAGGCACAGCAGTGGCAACCTTCACACAGGACCGTCAGATCCG ATTCCCAGCAGGGCAGCAGCTAGTAACCAAGCTGGTGACGGCCCCCATGCACGCATGTGGAGCCGTCATGGTGCCTACGTCGATGTTCATGGGGCAGGTGGTCACTGCGTACAACCCCTTCGGTGGCCAACAG GGAGGGCAGACACAGACTCTGACTCTGCAAGCCGCCCAGCCTCCCCAGGGCCAGGCAGACGGCCAGAACCCCACTGCTGTGGTGGCGCAGGGCGGCCAgcaggggcagcagcagcagcaacaattCCTCCAG GGCACTCGCCTTCTCCATAACAACCAGTCTACCCAGCTGATTCTGCAGGCAGCTTTCCCACTCCAACAACAGGGCACTTTCACGCAGGCAGCGCAtccacagcaacaacagcaacaacaacaacaacaacaacaacaacagcagcagcagcagcagcagcagcagcagcaacaacaacagcagcagcagcaacaacagcaacggcaacaacaacaacaacagcagcagcaacagcaacaatcTCACCACCAGaggcaccagcagcagctgaaaccacagccccagaaacagcagaaagcctcgGCGTCGCACAGGACTGACAGTGTGAGCAGCCAGCCGCAGTGA
- the clockb gene encoding clock circadian regulator b isoform X1, producing the protein MTSSIGDDCSIFDGLMEEDEKDKAKRVSRNKSEKKRRDQFNVLIKELGTMLPGNTRKMDKSTILQKSIDFLCKHKEIAAQSESSEIRQDWKPPFLSNEEFTQLMLEALDGFFIAIMTDGNILYVSESVTSLLEHLPADLVDQNLLNFLPIGEHSEVYKALSTHPSDSESLSTDYLKTKNHMEFCCHMLRGAIDPKESPVYEYVKFIGNFKSLNNVPNVTRNGLAGVLQRSLQPAFDDQVCFVATVRLAKPQFIKEMCTVEEPNEEFTSRHSLEWKFLFLDHRAPPIIGYLPFEVLGTSGYDYYHVDDLETLAKCHEHLMQYGKGKSCYYRFLTKGQQWIWLQTQYYITYHQWNSRPEFIVCTHTVVSYAEVRAEQRRELGIEESNPEVTADKSQDSGSESQLNTSSLKEALERFDRSRTPSTSSRSSRKSSSHVSDNTCTSTASKLHMDTATPPRQSLASTMEMTSQRRSSISSQSMSSQTTGQSVTPGMITQQQPQQAQQLQTNVQPVMEFSAQVNAMQHLKEQLEQRTRMIQANIQRQQEELRHIQEQLQRVQGQGIQMLLQQQGGAMNVQLPQVGSVQQTNALTNQVQQTTINPVHSGSQQLTIQQQAPPPQQSLQQQTNTLTQPQRQPQQPAQAQPQAQGSVSGPLYNMMISQPGQPNVLQISTSLPQNNTPQGTAVATFTQDRQIRFPAGQQLVTKLVTAPMHACGAVMVPTSMFMGQVVTAYNPFGGQQQGGQTQTLTLQAAQPPQGQADGQNPTAVVAQGGQQGQQQQQQFLQGTRLLHNNQSTQLILQAAFPLQQQGTFTQAAHPQQQQQQQQQQQQQQQQQQQQQQQQQQQQQQQQQQRQQQQQQQQQQQQSHHQRHQQQLKPQPQKQQKASASHRTDSVSSQPQ; encoded by the exons ATGACATCAAGCATAGG ggATGATTGTAGCATCTTTGATGGGTTGATGGAAGAAGATGAAAAGGACAAAGCAAAACG TGTGTCCCGTAACAAGTCGGAGAAGAAGCGGAGAGACCAGTTCAATGTCCTCATCAAGGAACTCGGCACGATGCTGCCGGGCAACACCAGGAAGATGGACAAGTCCACCATCCTGCAGAAGAGCATTGACTTCCTGTGTAAACACAAAG AAATTGCGGCCCAGTCGGAGTCGAGTGAAATCCGGCAGGACTGGAAGCCTCCGTTTCTTAGCAATGAGGAATTCACTCAGCTCATGCTGGAG GCTCTGGACGGCTTCTTTATAGCAATAATGACCGATGGGAACATCCTCTATGTTTCTGAGAGTGTCACTTCTCTACTAGAACACCTGCCA gCGGACTTGGTGGACCAGAACTTGTTAAACTTCCTGCCCATTGGGGAACACTCCGAGGTGTATAAGGCTCTGTCCACACACCCCTCCGACTCGGAGAGCCTTAGCACTGATTACCTGAAGA CAAAAAATCACATGGAGTTCTGCTGTCATATGCTGCGAGGGGCCATCGACCCTAAAGAGTCTCCCGTCTATGAATATGTTAAATTCATCGGCAACTTCAAGTCTCTTAACAACG TTCCCAACGTGACGAGGAACGGCCTGGCAGGGGTGCTCCAGCGGTCGCTACAACCTGCCTTCGATGACCAGGTGTGCTTCGTAGCCACCGTCCGTCTGGCCAAGCCTCAGTTTATCAAG gAAATGTGTACGGTGGAGGAGCCCAATGAAGAATTCACCTCTAGGCACAGTTTAGAATGGAAGTTCCTCTTCTTAGACCATCg agcACCGCCAATCATAGGCTACCTGCCTTTTGAGGTTCTGGGAACGTCAGGGTACGATTATTACCACGTGGATGACCTCGAGACGCTAGCCAAATGCCACGAACACT TGATGCAGTACGGTAAAGGGAAGTCATGCTACTACCGTTTCCTAACTAAAGGTCAACAGTGGATCTGGTTGCAGACACAGTACTACATCACCTACCATCAGTGGAACTCACGACCCGAGTTCattgtctgcacacacacagtggtcaG CTATGCAGAGGTGAGGGCAGAACAGCGCCGAGAGCTGGGCATCGAGGAGTCTAATCCAGAGGTTACTGCTGACAAG AGCCAGGACTCTGGCTCGGAGTCACAGCTGAACACGTCCAGCCTGAAAGAAGCTCTGGAGCGATTTGACCGCAGTCGAACCCCCTCAACATCCTCACGAAGTTCTCGCAAGTCCTCTTCACATGTTTCTGACAACACCTGCACTT CAACAGCTTCCAAGCTGCACATGGACACGGCCACGCCGCCCCGACAGTCGCTGGCCTCGACCATGGAGATGACGTCGCAGCGTCGCTCGTCCATCAGCAGCCAG tcgATGAGCTCCCAGACCACAGGACAGAGTGTGACTCCAGGCATGAtcactcagcagcagccacagcaagcacagcagctccagacgAATGTACAG CCGGTGATGGAGTTCTCAGCCCAGGTGAATGCAATGCAGCACCTAAAGGAGCAGCTAGAGCAGAGGACCAGAATGATCCAGGCCAACAtccagcggcagcaggaggagctcaggcacatccaggagcagctgcagagagtccaggGACAGGGCATCCAG atgttgctgcagcagcagggtggagcgaTGAACGTGCAGCTCCCTCAGGTTGGGTCGGTCCAGCAAACGAACGCGCTGACCAACCAGGTCCAGCAAACCACCATCAACCCCGTCCATTCAGGAAGCCAGCAGCTGACCATCCAGCagcaggctcctccccctcagcaGAGTTTACAGCAGCAGACCAACACCCTCACTCAG CCCCAGCGTCAGCCCCAGCAGCCTGCTCAGGCTCAGCCTCAAGCACAGGGCTCGGTATCCGGTCCACTCTACAACATGATGATTTCTCAGCCTGGTCAGCCGAACGTGCTTCAGATCAGCACCAGCCTGCCACAGAACAACACACCGCAAGGCACAGCAGTGGCAACCTTCACACAGGACCGTCAGATCCG ATTCCCAGCAGGGCAGCAGCTAGTAACCAAGCTGGTGACGGCCCCCATGCACGCATGTGGAGCCGTCATGGTGCCTACGTCGATGTTCATGGGGCAGGTGGTCACTGCGTACAACCCCTTCGGTGGCCAACAG CAGGGAGGGCAGACACAGACTCTGACTCTGCAAGCCGCCCAGCCTCCCCAGGGCCAGGCAGACGGCCAGAACCCCACTGCTGTGGTGGCGCAGGGCGGCCAgcaggggcagcagcagcagcaacaattCCTCCAG GGCACTCGCCTTCTCCATAACAACCAGTCTACCCAGCTGATTCTGCAGGCAGCTTTCCCACTCCAACAACAGGGCACTTTCACGCAGGCAGCGCAtccacagcaacaacagcaacaacaacaacaacaacaacaacaacagcagcagcagcagcagcagcagcagcagcaacaacaacagcagcagcagcaacaacagcaacggcaacaacaacaacaacagcagcagcaacagcaacaatcTCACCACCAGaggcaccagcagcagctgaaaccacagccccagaaacagcagaaagcctcgGCGTCGCACAGGACTGACAGTGTGAGCAGCCAGCCGCAGTGA
- the exoc1l gene encoding exocyst complex component 1-like produces the protein MSSLLREEMQRVLFRPAKQRLVEFIEIEEPSHGRHFLCVSVGKNKVVQLSIVHCQISKTPLKPGSKRSHTKRSSIQDCYRRTEIWSLYDLTLVDGRDPDVDDPCFLLHFDKVRTITATSCSAKYSFVRALVALSDQHCQRSLNLRNFDWTYIKPTSFYSNRGDCVVLSQICFYAFNLVCLSMCPVPLDA, from the exons ATGTCGTCTCTTCTGAGGGAGGAGATGCAGAGAGTTTTATTCCGACCTGCAAAACAAAGACTGGTGGAGTTTATAGAGATTGAAGAACCGTCTCATGGAAGGCATTTTCTCTGTGTATCAG ttggaaaaaacaaagtggTGCAGTTAAGTATCGTGCACTGTCAAATATCTAAAACGCCGCTGAAGCCTGGATCCAAAAGGTCTCACACCAAACGCTCCAGCATCCAGGACTGTTACCGAAGGACGGAGATCTGGTCCCTGTACGACCTGACTCTTGTTGATGGACGAGACCCCGATGTG gaTGACCCATGTTTCCTGCTGCATTTCGACAAGGTGCGCACAATAACAGCCACCAGCTGCTCAGCCAAATACTCTTTTGTGCGTGCCCTGGTTGCTCTCAGCGACCAGCACTGCCAGCGGTCACTGAACCTGCGGAACTTTGACTGGACGTACATCAAGCCCACCTCCTTCTACTCCAACAGAGGGGACTGCGTTGTTCTATCACAGATATGCTTCTATGCTTTCAATCTGGTGTGTCTGTCTATGTGTCCAGTGCCACTGGATGCATAA